The window ATATAAGCGCTACTATTGAACCAATAATAAGGGAAGTTAGAAAACTAGGAACCATTTCAACAAATTGCATTGCAAAATAAAAGAGCAAAATAATTAAAAAGATAATAAACAGTAAAAATAGCCATTTCACTGACCAATGGCTTGTCTCCAAGATATTTAATTTCTTTGTATAGCCAACGGGACTCCACTTAATAAAATGAAAAATGGATAATAGCTTTAAACTAATTGTTAGAAGAATAGAAGCAAATAAACTTGTTGTAACAGCTAAATAAATCACAGACAGCACCTCTTTTTTAATTAAGTTTCGCCAATATTTAAAATTCGTATGCGTAAACGTAGAGGTTTCGACAAAAATTTAGTACAATGGACTAGCTATAAGTTTTATATTTTGAGAGAGTGGTGTAGAACCTTGGGTAATGAAGCACCTGTATACGGCGGACAAGCACTTCTAGAAGGTGTCATGTTCGGAGGAAAGGATCATACCGTAACAGCAGTACGTCGAAATGATGATTCCATTGAATATTTTTATGCAAAAAAAGCGAAAAAGCCAATTTTTCAAAAACTGAAAAAAATCCCTTTTATTCGAGGTGTTATTGCATTAGTCGAGTCTTCTGGACTTGGTGCCAAACATCTACAATTTGCAAGTGAACGCTATGATATCGATCCAGGTGAGGAAGAAGAGAATCAAGAAGAAGCTTCCAAATTACAAATGATCCTGGGAGTAGCTGTTATTGGAGTTATCTCATTCATATTTGCAAAATTCGTCTTTACATTAGTACCAGTATTTCTGGCAGAATTATTTTCTCCTTGGATTTCAGGGAAATATCCACAAATCTTCTTAGAAACATTTTTCAAACTTATCTTACTTTTAAGTTATTTATATGTTATATCGATGACACCATTAATAAAACGAGTATTTCAATACCACGGTGCTGAACATAAGGTTATTAATTGTTACGAAGCTGGTTTGGATATCACTGTAGAAAATGTGCAAAAGCAG is drawn from Lysinibacillus sp. SGAir0095 and contains these coding sequences:
- a CDS encoding DUF1385 domain-containing protein, with amino-acid sequence MFGGKDHTVTAVRRNDDSIEYFYAKKAKKPIFQKLKKIPFIRGVIALVESSGLGAKHLQFASERYDIDPGEEEENQEEASKLQMILGVAVIGVISFIFAKFVFTLVPVFLAELFSPWISGKYPQIFLETFFKLILLLSYLYVISMTPLIKRVFQYHGAEHKVINCYEAGLDITVENVQKQSRLHYRCGSSFILFTVVIGMFVYFFFPTDPLWLRIVIRILLIPVVLGISFEVLQATNALREIPLLKYLGYPGLWLQLLTTKEPKDEMVEVAIASFEKLHEVEKNPDIAMQLHHD